A stretch of DNA from bacterium:
CGACCTGCGCCTCCACTGGAACTGGGTCTACTGAGCCGGCCGCGGGCCCGACTCCATGGTCCCCATCTCCTGGGTTTCCTGCTGGCCTGCCTGCTCCTGACGGGCGGGCGCCTCGTCCACCGGCAGCTGCTGACCGGCCCGGACGGCGCCTGGCGGGACCCGCTCTGGCTCGACTCGGTTCTCGCCATGCCGGCGGAACTGGCGGGGGCCGCCCTGGCGCCCGACCCCGCCATGGCCGCCCCGGCCGCCGTGCTCACCGCGCCGCTGCCCATCAACCGCTGCTCGCCGGACAGCCTGACCCTCCTGCCCGGCGTCGGGCCGGTGCTGGCCGCCCGCATCGACGCGGCCCGCCGCGATGGCCTCGTTTTCCGCCGCGCCGCCGATCTGGAGCGGGTCAAGGGCATCGGGCCGCGCCTGGCCGCCCGGCTCGACACCCTCGTCGTCTACGCCCCCGCCGCCACCACCCCGCGCGACTCCGCCAAATCCCGGTAAAGTCGCTCATTTCCCGACCGATGACTGGATTGAACGACCGGACCGGACCCGATCCGGACGCCCGCCGACTCGCCCTCGGCAGGGATCGACCCAGGTCCGGGCACCAGAACGTGGCGAGGGAAACCGAGCGGGGACATCGCAGCATGAATACAGGGACGTCAGCAAGGACCACGGACAAGGTCTCGGCCAAGCTTCTGGAAGCCGGTCTCGTCGACGAGGCGGGTCTGGCGAAGGCCAAGGAGATCCAGAAGAAGGACGGCGGCAGCCTGGGGCAGGCGCTCATCAAGGGCGGCCTGATCGAGGAAGGCGTCTACGTCGGCTTCCTGGGCAAGGTGTACAACCTCCCGGTGGTCAACATGGACAAGGCCGAGATCGATGTCGCGTGCATCGACCTGATCCCCGCCGACGTGGCCTCCAAGTTCCAGGTGTTGCCCATCAGCCGCGCGGGCCGCGTGCTCACCGTGGCCATGGCCAACCCGAGCAACATCTTCGCCATCGACGACATCAAGTTCATCACCGGCCTGGACGTGCAGCCGGCCGTCGCCGGCGAGATCGCCATCCGCAAGGCCATCGACAAGTTCTACGCCACCACCGATTCGCTCGCGGCGATCATGGAGGGCATCGAGGACGACATCGAGCTGGTCGAGGACGATGACGACGCCGACATCACGGGCCAGGAGGGGCAGAACGCCCCGGTGGTGAAGCTCGTGAACACCCTCCTCGCCGAAGCGGTGAAGGTGGGGGCGTCCGATATCCACATCGAGCCCTACGAGCGGAACATGCGGGTCCGCTACCGCATCGACGGCGTGCTGACCGAGGTGATGGAGCCGCCCATCAAGCTGAAGAACGCGATCATCTCGCGCCTGAAGATCATGTCCGAACTGGACATCGCCGAGCGCCGCATCCCGCAGGACGGCCGCATCAAGCTGAAGATCGGCGCCAAGAAGGTCGACCTCCGCGTCTCGACGCTGCCCTGCATCTTCGGCGAGAAGGTCGTGATGCGAATCCTGGATAAGGGAAACCTCAACCTGGATCTCGCGGACTTCGGCATGGAAAGAAAGGCCATCGACGACATCTATGCCGCCATCGCCGCGCCCTTCGGCATGGTGCTGGTGACCGGGCCGACGGGGTCGGGCAAGACCACGACCCTGTACTCGTGCCTCTCG
This window harbors:
- a CDS encoding helix-hairpin-helix domain-containing protein, encoding MPAELAGAALAPDPAMAAPAAVLTAPLPINRCSPDSLTLLPGVGPVLAARIDAARRDGLVFRRAADLERVKGIGPRLAARLDTLVVYAPAATTPRDSAKSR
- the pilB gene encoding type IV-A pilus assembly ATPase PilB → MNTGTSARTTDKVSAKLLEAGLVDEAGLAKAKEIQKKDGGSLGQALIKGGLIEEGVYVGFLGKVYNLPVVNMDKAEIDVACIDLIPADVASKFQVLPISRAGRVLTVAMANPSNIFAIDDIKFITGLDVQPAVAGEIAIRKAIDKFYATTDSLAAIMEGIEDDIELVEDDDDADITGQEGQNAPVVKLVNTLLAEAVKVGASDIHIEPYERNMRVRYRIDGVLTEVMEPPIKLKNAIISRLKIMSELDIAERRIPQDGRIKLKIGAKKVDLRVSTLPCIFGEKVVMRILDKGNLNLDLADFGMERKAIDDIYAAIAAPFGMVLVTGPTGSGKTTTLYSCLSKLNDSGRNIMTAEDPVEYNIDGINQVQVRDEVGLTFASALKAFLRQDPNIVMVGEIRDLETGGIATKAALTGHLVLSTLHTNDAPSTVNRMIDMGIEPFLVASSTVLIMAQRLVRRICSNCKEEVELSDEALIDLGLKPGTKVCRGKGCEKCNGSGYSGRQGLYEVMPITPEIRELILDRASTTELRQMAVKQGMNTLRHDGLIKVAKGVTTVEEVLRETAVAD